The Acidaminococcus fermentans DSM 20731 sequence TCAAAATGCTTCACGTTCAGCGTCTTCCCGTGATACACATTCATCAGAGAAAAAGTGGGAGAGGTCACTTCCTGGGGCGGTACCCCCATGGCCACGGATGCGGCTGTCACCAGACAGGTCTTTCCCGTGCCCAAATCTCCGTTGAGCAGGATCACATCCCCGTTCCGGCACAGGCTCCCCAGTTTCCGTCCCAGGGCTTCCGTAGCCGCTTCATCGGCACAATAGACCGCTTCTGCCATACAAACACCGCCTTCCCGTTCATTGCAATTTATAATTATAGCATAAAAAAGGGTGTGTGAAAAATGCCTTTCACACACCCTT is a genomic window containing:
- the tsaE gene encoding tRNA (adenosine(37)-N6)-threonylcarbamoyltransferase complex ATPase subunit type 1 TsaE — protein: MAEAVYCADEAATEALGRKLGSLCRNGDVILLNGDLGTGKTCLVTAASVAMGVPPQEVTSPTFSLMNVYHGKTLNVKHFDLYRINWPEELEDIGFSEYAGGDGVTFIEWAELFPDAMPEENLELKLTREGEGRKVELLPHGKPYEELVRALLAQKDQEG